The Dermochelys coriacea isolate rDerCor1 chromosome 7, rDerCor1.pri.v4, whole genome shotgun sequence genome window below encodes:
- the LRRN4CL gene encoding LRRN4 C-terminal-like protein: MTILLGFSAPVFTATCLLILCSEGAPTSMGGSLPLPPKGQSHWPWLRAQESSPLTSPTPQHDLGTDYYSYEDLSTPDTPEMPGSQHPPYQPCDYHHCRHLQPACAELREETGCLCPGVTGPDVPPEPPQLGAVHVTESGVSLHWCAPSSTVWEYRLMYQTDGDHTIAGPIFNSTFRMAVLGGLHPSTSYLVCIMAANQAGVSPTDDGSRAHGPCRTIRTLASQLPYAYVAAGLAAMFGLVVVAALTWHFALRSRRRQFHGSQDNILDGEVGPGGVANGSYGGKEQL, encoded by the coding sequence ATGACCATCCTCCTGGGATTCTCGGCTCCAGTCTTCACGGCCACATGCCTCCTGATCCTGTGCTCAGAGGGGGCTCCGACGAGCATGGGAGGCTCCCTACCCCTTCCCCCGAAGGGCCAGAGCCACTGGCCCTGGCTCCGTGCCCAGGAGAGCAGCCCccttacctcccccaccccccagcatgaCTTGGGAACAGACTATTACAGCTATGAGGACCTCTCTACCCCGGATACCCCAGAGatgcctggctcccagcacccaccCTATCAGCCTTGTGACTACCACCATTGCCGCCATCTGCAGCCAGCCTGTGCAGAGCTGAGAGAGGAGACTGGTTGCCTGTGCCCTGGGGTGACTGGCCCAGATGTGCCTCCGGAACCGCCCCAGCTGGGGGCAGTGCACGTCACTGAGTCTGGGGTCAGCCTGCATTGGTGTGCCCCCTCCTCCACAGTGTGGGAGTACCGGCTGATGTACCAGACTGATGGGGACCACACCATTGCTGGCCCCATCTTCAACAGCACCTTCCGGATGGCAGTGCTTGGGGGACTGCACCCCAGCACCTCCTACCTGGTGTGCATCATGGCAGCCAACCAGGCCGGTGTCAGCCCCACCGACGATGGGAGTCGGGCCCACGGACCATGCCGCACCATCCGCACCCTGGCCTCCCAGCTCCCCTATGCATATGTGGCGGCAGGACTGGCGGCCATGTTCGGCCTGGTGGTGGTGGCCGCGCTGACCTGGCATTTTGCCCTGCGCTCGAGGAGACGGCAGTTCCACGGCTCCCAGGACAACATCCTGGatggagaggtggggccaggTGGGGTGGCCAATGGCTCATACGGGGGCAAGGAGCAGCTGTAG
- the BSCL2 gene encoding seipin isoform X3, with translation MMGSTGPFLQWAQEVAALLLLRVRRTVLQTAILLCVLLLLLWIAVFLYGSFYYSYMPTVSYVSPVHYSFRTDCGSPGPDLCSFPVANISLVKNSRDRVLMYGQPYHISLELELPESPVNQELGMFMVVMSCYTKGGRIISSTARSTMLHYRSGLLQTLDTLIFAGLFFLGFAEQKQMVEVELFSDYREDSYVPTVGAVIEIQTKRIQIYGAQLRIHAHFTGLRYLLYNFPVTSAILGVASNFTFLSVIVLFSYLQWIWGSVWPREPLSVQVNMQDGATLQQRQEEAARLRMATPRPASPPQLPGEVLETIGPVGRTAQAKELDLSEETEFESVDESSLFTDANYPPPTGTLLTPPQLGEGAEPIPGAEIRQRHVCSSS, from the exons ATGATGGGTAGTACAGGGCCTTTCCTGCAATGGGCCCAGGAGGTGGccgcgctgctgctgctgagggtgCGGCGCACTGTGCTGCAGACAGCTATCCTGCTCTGcgtgctgttgctgctgctctggaTCGCGGTCTTCCTCTATGGCAGCTTCTACTACTCCTACATGCCCACTGTCAGCTATGTCAGCCCTGTGCACTACAGCTTCAG GACAGACTGTGGCTCGCCAGGCCCTGATCTCTGTTCCTTCCCCGTTGCCAACATCTCCCTGGTCAAAAACAGCCGGGACAGG GTGCTGATGTATGGGCAGCCTTACCACATCtccctggagctggagctgcctgaATCGCCTGTGAACCAGGAGCTGGGCATGTTCATGGTGGTGATGTCCTGCTACACCAAGGGTGGGCGCATCATCTCCTCCACAGCCAGATCG ACCATGCTGCATTACCGCTCAGGCCTGCTGCAGACCCTGGATACCCTGATCTTTGCTGGGCTCTTCTTCTTGGGCTTTGCTGAGCAGAAGCAGATGGTCGAGGTGGAGCTGTTCTCGGACTACCGGGAGGACTCG taTGTCCCGACTGTTGGAGCTGTGATAGAAATCCAGACCAAGCGGATCCAGATCTATGGGGCACAGCTGCGGATCCATGCCCACTTCACGGGCCTACG GTACCTGCTCTATAATTTCCCAGTGACCTCTGCCATCCTGGGCGTGGCCAGTAACTTTACCTTCCTCAGCGTCATCGTCCTCTTCAGCTACTTGCAATGGATCTGGGGCAGCGTGTGGCCCCGGGAGCCCCTCTCAGTACAG gtGAACATGCAGGATGGGGCCACCCTGCAGCAGCGGCAGGAGGAGGCGGCACGACTGCGCATGGCTACTCCCAGGCCAG CTTCCCCCCCACAGCTACCAGGTGAGGTTCTGGAGACAATTGGCCCTGTAGGGAGGACAGCCCAGGCTAAGGAGCTGGATCTGAGTGAAG AGACTGAGTTCGAGTCAGTGGATGAATCCTCCCTGTTCACAGATGCCAACTACCCGCCCCCTACCGGGACACTCCTAACACCCCCACAGCTAGGAGAGGGGGCTGAGCCCATCCCAGGGGCTGAGATCCGTCAGAGACATGTCTGCTCCAGCTCCTGA
- the BSCL2 gene encoding seipin isoform X2 — protein sequence MMGSTGPFLQWAQEVAALLLLRVRRTVLQTAILLCVLLLLLWIAVFLYGSFYYSYMPTVSYVSPVHYSFRTDCGSPGPDLCSFPVANISLVKNSRDRVLMYGQPYHISLELELPESPVNQELGMFMVVMSCYTKGGRIISSTARSTMLHYRSGLLQTLDTLIFAGLFFLGFAEQKQMVEVELFSDYREDSYVPTVGAVIEIQTKRIQIYGAQLRIHAHFTGLRYLLYNFPVTSAILGVASNFTFLSVIVLFSYLQWIWGSVWPREPLSVQVNMQDGATLQQRQEEAARLRMATPRPEDQEELTTPQPEAMGLGKSDQERVPQGTASPPQLPGEVLETIGPVGRTAQAKELDLSEETEFESVDESSLFTDANYPPPTGTLLTPPQLGEGAEPIPGAEIRQRHVCSSS from the exons ATGATGGGTAGTACAGGGCCTTTCCTGCAATGGGCCCAGGAGGTGGccgcgctgctgctgctgagggtgCGGCGCACTGTGCTGCAGACAGCTATCCTGCTCTGcgtgctgttgctgctgctctggaTCGCGGTCTTCCTCTATGGCAGCTTCTACTACTCCTACATGCCCACTGTCAGCTATGTCAGCCCTGTGCACTACAGCTTCAG GACAGACTGTGGCTCGCCAGGCCCTGATCTCTGTTCCTTCCCCGTTGCCAACATCTCCCTGGTCAAAAACAGCCGGGACAGG GTGCTGATGTATGGGCAGCCTTACCACATCtccctggagctggagctgcctgaATCGCCTGTGAACCAGGAGCTGGGCATGTTCATGGTGGTGATGTCCTGCTACACCAAGGGTGGGCGCATCATCTCCTCCACAGCCAGATCG ACCATGCTGCATTACCGCTCAGGCCTGCTGCAGACCCTGGATACCCTGATCTTTGCTGGGCTCTTCTTCTTGGGCTTTGCTGAGCAGAAGCAGATGGTCGAGGTGGAGCTGTTCTCGGACTACCGGGAGGACTCG taTGTCCCGACTGTTGGAGCTGTGATAGAAATCCAGACCAAGCGGATCCAGATCTATGGGGCACAGCTGCGGATCCATGCCCACTTCACGGGCCTACG GTACCTGCTCTATAATTTCCCAGTGACCTCTGCCATCCTGGGCGTGGCCAGTAACTTTACCTTCCTCAGCGTCATCGTCCTCTTCAGCTACTTGCAATGGATCTGGGGCAGCGTGTGGCCCCGGGAGCCCCTCTCAGTACAG gtGAACATGCAGGATGGGGCCACCCTGCAGCAGCGGCAGGAGGAGGCGGCACGACTGCGCATGGCTACTCCCAGGCCAG AAGACCAAGAGGAGCTGACAACACCGCAGCCTGAGGCCATGGGGCTGGGCAAGAGTGACCAGGAGAGGGTTCCCCAGGGCACAG CTTCCCCCCCACAGCTACCAGGTGAGGTTCTGGAGACAATTGGCCCTGTAGGGAGGACAGCCCAGGCTAAGGAGCTGGATCTGAGTGAAG AGACTGAGTTCGAGTCAGTGGATGAATCCTCCCTGTTCACAGATGCCAACTACCCGCCCCCTACCGGGACACTCCTAACACCCCCACAGCTAGGAGAGGGGGCTGAGCCCATCCCAGGGGCTGAGATCCGTCAGAGACATGTCTGCTCCAGCTCCTGA
- the BSCL2 gene encoding seipin isoform X1 has product MMGSTGPFLQWAQEVAALLLLRVRRTVLQTAILLCVLLLLLWIAVFLYGSFYYSYMPTVSYVSPVHYSFRTDCGSPGPDLCSFPVANISLVKNSRDRVLMYGQPYHISLELELPESPVNQELGMFMVVMSCYTKGGRIISSTARSTMLHYRSGLLQTLDTLIFAGLFFLGFAEQKQMVEVELFSDYREDSYVPTVGAVIEIQTKRIQIYGAQLRIHAHFTGLRYLLYNFPVTSAILGVASNFTFLSVIVLFSYLQWIWGSVWPREPLSVQVNMQDGATLQQRQEEAARLRMATPRPAEDQEELTTPQPEAMGLGKSDQERVPQGTASPPQLPGEVLETIGPVGRTAQAKELDLSEETEFESVDESSLFTDANYPPPTGTLLTPPQLGEGAEPIPGAEIRQRHVCSSS; this is encoded by the exons ATGATGGGTAGTACAGGGCCTTTCCTGCAATGGGCCCAGGAGGTGGccgcgctgctgctgctgagggtgCGGCGCACTGTGCTGCAGACAGCTATCCTGCTCTGcgtgctgttgctgctgctctggaTCGCGGTCTTCCTCTATGGCAGCTTCTACTACTCCTACATGCCCACTGTCAGCTATGTCAGCCCTGTGCACTACAGCTTCAG GACAGACTGTGGCTCGCCAGGCCCTGATCTCTGTTCCTTCCCCGTTGCCAACATCTCCCTGGTCAAAAACAGCCGGGACAGG GTGCTGATGTATGGGCAGCCTTACCACATCtccctggagctggagctgcctgaATCGCCTGTGAACCAGGAGCTGGGCATGTTCATGGTGGTGATGTCCTGCTACACCAAGGGTGGGCGCATCATCTCCTCCACAGCCAGATCG ACCATGCTGCATTACCGCTCAGGCCTGCTGCAGACCCTGGATACCCTGATCTTTGCTGGGCTCTTCTTCTTGGGCTTTGCTGAGCAGAAGCAGATGGTCGAGGTGGAGCTGTTCTCGGACTACCGGGAGGACTCG taTGTCCCGACTGTTGGAGCTGTGATAGAAATCCAGACCAAGCGGATCCAGATCTATGGGGCACAGCTGCGGATCCATGCCCACTTCACGGGCCTACG GTACCTGCTCTATAATTTCCCAGTGACCTCTGCCATCCTGGGCGTGGCCAGTAACTTTACCTTCCTCAGCGTCATCGTCCTCTTCAGCTACTTGCAATGGATCTGGGGCAGCGTGTGGCCCCGGGAGCCCCTCTCAGTACAG gtGAACATGCAGGATGGGGCCACCCTGCAGCAGCGGCAGGAGGAGGCGGCACGACTGCGCATGGCTACTCCCAGGCCAG CAGAAGACCAAGAGGAGCTGACAACACCGCAGCCTGAGGCCATGGGGCTGGGCAAGAGTGACCAGGAGAGGGTTCCCCAGGGCACAG CTTCCCCCCCACAGCTACCAGGTGAGGTTCTGGAGACAATTGGCCCTGTAGGGAGGACAGCCCAGGCTAAGGAGCTGGATCTGAGTGAAG AGACTGAGTTCGAGTCAGTGGATGAATCCTCCCTGTTCACAGATGCCAACTACCCGCCCCCTACCGGGACACTCCTAACACCCCCACAGCTAGGAGAGGGGGCTGAGCCCATCCCAGGGGCTGAGATCCGTCAGAGACATGTCTGCTCCAGCTCCTGA
- the GNG3 gene encoding guanine nucleotide-binding protein G(I)/G(S)/G(O) subunit gamma-3, giving the protein MKGETPVNSTMSIGQARKMVEQLKIEASMCRIKVSKAAADLMTYCDAHACEDPLITPVPTSENPFREKKFFCALL; this is encoded by the exons ATGAAGGGCGAAACCCCCGTCAACAGTACAATGAGCATCGGGCAGGCCCGCAAGATGGTGGAGCAGCTCAAGATTGAGGCCAGCATGTGCCGGATAAAG GTATCCAAGGCAGCAGCTGACCTGATGACATACTGTGATGCTCACGCCTGCGAAGACCCACTCATCACCCCGGTGCCCACCTCCGAGAACCCGTTCCGTGAGAAGAAGTTCTTCTGTGCCCTGCTCTGA
- the LOC119859361 gene encoding adenylosuccinate synthetase isozyme 2-like isoform X1, whose translation MAGAEGAGSGRGQQNGDGSGGKRPRLAAEPDRGNRVTVVLGAQWGDEGKGKVVDLLAMDADLVCRCQGGNNAGHTVVAGLVEYNFHLLPSGVLNRHATSFLGNGVVIHLPGLFEEAEKNLKKGPGLEGWESRMVISDRAHIVFDFHQAVDGIQEQQRQQQDGKNLGTTKKGIGPAYACKASRASLRICDLLADFDEFSKKFKVLAQQYKATYPALTIDTEAELQQLKVYAERIRPLVKDGVYFMHQALHGPPKKILVEGANAALLDIDFGTYPFVTSSNCTVGGVCTGLGVPACHIGKVYGVVKAYTTRVGVGTFPTEQDNEIGELLQSRGQEFGVTTGRKRRCGWLDLMLVRYAHMVNGFSALALTKLDILDTFPEIKVGVEYQLEGKPIAYFPANQELLNKVSVGYETLPGWQCSTEHARSFADLPPQAQSYVHFIERYLRVPVKWVGVGKFRESIIKIF comes from the exons atggctggggcagagggcgcGGGGTCGGGCCGGGGCCAGCAGAATGGGGATGGAAGCGGGGGGAAGCGGCCCCGGCTGGCGGCGGAGCCGGACCGGGGAAACCGGGTGACCGTGGTgctgggggcacagtggggggacgaggggaaggggaaggtggtGGATCTGCTGGCCATGGACGCCGACCTGGTGTGCAGGTGCCAG GGGGGGAACAACGCGGGCCACACCGTGGTGGCGGGGCTGGTCGAGTACAATTTTCACCTGCTGCCCAGCGGGGTCTTGAATCGCCATGCCACCTCTTTCCTCG GGAATGGAGTGGTCATCCACCTGCCGGGACTCTTTGAAGAAGCTGAGAAGAACCTTAAGAAAGGGCCTG GTCTGGAGGGCTGGGAGTCCCGGATGGTGATCTCAGATAGAGCTCACATTG TGTTCGATTTCCATCAGGCTGTGGATGGGATCcaggagcagcagcggcagcagcaggaTGGCAAGAA CCTGGGTACCACCAAGAAGGGCATCGGCCCTGCCTATGCCTGCAAGGCTTCCCGTGCCAGCCTGCGCATCTGTGACCTCCTGGCCGACTTCGACGAGTTCTCCAAGAA gttcaAGGTGCTAGCCCAGCAGTACaaggccacatacccagctctcACCATCGACACGGAGGCAGAGCTGCAACAGCTGAAG GTCTATGCTGAAAGGATCCGGCCCCTGGTGAAGGATGGTGTCTATTTCATGCACCAGGCCTTGCACGGGCCCCCCAAGAAGATCCTGGTGGAAGGAGCCAATGCTGCCCTGCTGGATATCGACTTCG ggACGTACCCGTTCGTGACATCCTCAAACTGCACAGTAGGGGGCGTCTGCACAGGCCTAGGTGTCCCAGCTTGCCACATCGGGAAGGTGTACGGGGTGGTGAAGGCCTATACCACCCGGGTGGGCGTTGGAACCTTTCCCACAGAGCAGGACAAC GAGATTGGGGAACTGCTGCAGTCACGGGGCCAAGAATTCGGCGTCACCACAGGCCGCAAACGCCGCTGCGGGTGGCTGGACCTGATGCTGGTGAGATACGCCCATATGGTCAACGGATTCAGCGC cctggcactcACTAAGCTGGATATCCTGGACACCTTCCCGGAGATTAAGGTGGGCGTGGAGTACCAGCTGGAGGGGAAACCCATTGCCTACTTCCCAG CGAACCAGGAGCTGCTGAACAAGGTGTCAGTGGGCTATGAGACGCTGCCAGGCTGgcagtgcagcacagagcacgCCCGCAGCTTTGCCGACTTGCCTCCACAGGCCCAAAGCTATGTCCACTTCATCGAGCGCTACCTCAGGGTGCCAG TGAAGTGGGTCGGCGTCGGGAAGTTCCGCGAATCCATCATCAAGATTTTctga
- the LOC119859361 gene encoding adenylosuccinate synthetase isozyme 2-like isoform X2 codes for MSYWFPEAIGPWALPCWLRALKPAWAPPRSPVFCRLEGGNNAGHTVVAGLVEYNFHLLPSGVLNRHATSFLGNGVVIHLPGLFEEAEKNLKKGPGLEGWESRMVISDRAHIVFDFHQAVDGIQEQQRQQQDGKNLGTTKKGIGPAYACKASRASLRICDLLADFDEFSKKFKVLAQQYKATYPALTIDTEAELQQLKVYAERIRPLVKDGVYFMHQALHGPPKKILVEGANAALLDIDFGTYPFVTSSNCTVGGVCTGLGVPACHIGKVYGVVKAYTTRVGVGTFPTEQDNEIGELLQSRGQEFGVTTGRKRRCGWLDLMLVRYAHMVNGFSALALTKLDILDTFPEIKVGVEYQLEGKPIAYFPANQELLNKVSVGYETLPGWQCSTEHARSFADLPPQAQSYVHFIERYLRVPVKWVGVGKFRESIIKIF; via the exons ATGTCATATTGGTTCCCCGAAGCGATAGGACCCTGGGCTCTGCCATGTTGGCTCCGGGCGCTGAAGCCGGCCTGGGCGCCGCCACGTTCCCCTGTGTTTTGCAGGCTAGAG GGGGGGAACAACGCGGGCCACACCGTGGTGGCGGGGCTGGTCGAGTACAATTTTCACCTGCTGCCCAGCGGGGTCTTGAATCGCCATGCCACCTCTTTCCTCG GGAATGGAGTGGTCATCCACCTGCCGGGACTCTTTGAAGAAGCTGAGAAGAACCTTAAGAAAGGGCCTG GTCTGGAGGGCTGGGAGTCCCGGATGGTGATCTCAGATAGAGCTCACATTG TGTTCGATTTCCATCAGGCTGTGGATGGGATCcaggagcagcagcggcagcagcaggaTGGCAAGAA CCTGGGTACCACCAAGAAGGGCATCGGCCCTGCCTATGCCTGCAAGGCTTCCCGTGCCAGCCTGCGCATCTGTGACCTCCTGGCCGACTTCGACGAGTTCTCCAAGAA gttcaAGGTGCTAGCCCAGCAGTACaaggccacatacccagctctcACCATCGACACGGAGGCAGAGCTGCAACAGCTGAAG GTCTATGCTGAAAGGATCCGGCCCCTGGTGAAGGATGGTGTCTATTTCATGCACCAGGCCTTGCACGGGCCCCCCAAGAAGATCCTGGTGGAAGGAGCCAATGCTGCCCTGCTGGATATCGACTTCG ggACGTACCCGTTCGTGACATCCTCAAACTGCACAGTAGGGGGCGTCTGCACAGGCCTAGGTGTCCCAGCTTGCCACATCGGGAAGGTGTACGGGGTGGTGAAGGCCTATACCACCCGGGTGGGCGTTGGAACCTTTCCCACAGAGCAGGACAAC GAGATTGGGGAACTGCTGCAGTCACGGGGCCAAGAATTCGGCGTCACCACAGGCCGCAAACGCCGCTGCGGGTGGCTGGACCTGATGCTGGTGAGATACGCCCATATGGTCAACGGATTCAGCGC cctggcactcACTAAGCTGGATATCCTGGACACCTTCCCGGAGATTAAGGTGGGCGTGGAGTACCAGCTGGAGGGGAAACCCATTGCCTACTTCCCAG CGAACCAGGAGCTGCTGAACAAGGTGTCAGTGGGCTATGAGACGCTGCCAGGCTGgcagtgcagcacagagcacgCCCGCAGCTTTGCCGACTTGCCTCCACAGGCCCAAAGCTATGTCCACTTCATCGAGCGCTACCTCAGGGTGCCAG TGAAGTGGGTCGGCGTCGGGAAGTTCCGCGAATCCATCATCAAGATTTTctga